One region of Populus trichocarpa isolate Nisqually-1 chromosome 4, P.trichocarpa_v4.1, whole genome shotgun sequence genomic DNA includes:
- the LOC7477418 gene encoding mediator of RNA polymerase II transcription subunit 16 isoform X4 — MLAAGSVSMNGDRTLQLLLNGYLGSLQWLSSKSSTPTNSKSAFEEKFLSQHSQTSARWPNFLCVCSVFSSGCVQLHWSQWPPSQNNTSPKWFCTSKGLLGAGPSGIMAADAIITDSGAMHVAGVPIVNPSTVVVWEVTPGPGNGFQATPMASASNGVPPSVKPPNWSGFAPLAAYLFSWQEHLMSEAMPGKKHMDKDFTDTVSLHCSPVSNFSAYVSPEAAAQSAATTTWGSGVSAVAFDPTRGGSVIAVVIVEGQYMSPYDPDEGPLITGWRVQRWESSLQPVVLHPIFGNPTSGFCGQAPMQTVWVSKVDTSIPPTNDFKNLQAAPAVPISDGRKASDSRSEKTKRVTFDPSDLPSDVRTLARIVYSAHGGEIAIAFLRGGVHIFSGPNFTLVDNYQINVGSAIAAPAFSSTSCSSASVWHDTRKDRSILKIIRVLPPAGPISQVKANSAIWERAIAERFWWSLLVGVDWWDAVGCTQSAAEDGIVSLNSVIAVLDADFHSLPSTQHRQLYGPSLDRIKCRLLEGTNAQEVRAMVLDMQARLLLDMLGKGIESALINPSALVLEPWQASGETLSGIDPEAMTVEPNLVPNIQAYVDAVLDLASHFITRLRRYASFCRTLASHAVTAGAGSNRNTVTSPTQSSASPAPNQGGQSGGTSSTGSTQMQAWVQGAIAKISSTTDGVSTATPNPISGPSSFMPISINTGTFPGTPAVRLIGDCHFLHRLCQLLLFCFFFRRTQLPRFAGGTQRNPTDTNAQKPQSGAAGKVEEINTVSSKPAPAVVRSDEGQAVRGSQVVPGAKAVEEGPAGRHRVGNGNAGQGYSFEEVTVLFLILMDLCRRTASLGHPLPVSQVGSSNIQVRLHYIDGNYTVLPEVVEASLGPHMQNMPRPRGADAAGLLLRELELHPPSEEWHRRNMFGGPWSDPEDMGSDDTSKLNSTNSLDFSSLENCDVYYGAHGLWPRKRRLSERDAAVGLNTSAGLGAYLGIMGSRRDVVTAVWKTGLEGVWYKCIRCLRQTSALASPGAANPPDQNEREAWWISRWAYGCPMCGGTWVRVV; from the exons ATGCTAGCTGCTGGCAGCGTGAGCATGAATGGCGACAGGACATTGCAGTTGTTACTAAATGGCTATCTGGGGTCTCTCCA GTGGCTTTCGTCAAAGTCCAGTACTCCCACAAACTCAAAGTCAGCTTTTGAGGAAAAATTCCTTTCTCAGCATTCTCAAACTTCAG CTAGATGGCCAAATTTCCTCTGTGTTTGTTCAGTTTTCTCATCGGGCTGTGTTCAACTTCATTGGTCCCAGTGGCCCCCTAGCCAGAATAATACATCACCGAAGTGGTTTTGCACGAGCAAAGGACTCTTGGGTGCCGGCCCTAGTGGGATTATGGCTGCTGATGCTATTATAACAGATAGTGGTGCAATGCATGTTGCAGGTGTTCCGATTGTAAACCCTTCAACTGTTGTTGTTTGGGAGGTTACTCCTGGCCCTGGAAATGGATTTCAAGCGACCCCAATGGCGAGTGCTAGCAATGGGGTCCCGCCTTCAGTCAAGCCTCCTAATTGGTCTGGTTTTGCTCCTTTGGCTGCATATTTATTCAGCTGGCAGGAGCATCTGATGTCTGAAGCAATGCCAGGGAAAAAGCATATGGATAAAGATTTCACTGACACTGTCTCACTTCATTGTTCGCCAGTTTCAAATTTTTCTGCGTATGTGAGTCCGGAGGCTGCAGCTCAATCTGCAGCAACTACCACTTGGGGTTCTGGAGTCAGTGCCGTTGCTTTTGATCCGACTCGTGGTGGCTCTGTGATTGCGGTTGTTATAGTTGAGG GACAATATATGTCCCCTTATGATCCAGATGAGGGTCCTTTAATCACGGGATGGAGGGTGCAACGATGGGAATCGTCCCTTCAACCTGTCGTACTTCATCCAATATTTGGAAATCCCACTTCTGGTTTTTGTGGGCAGGCACCCATGCAAACTGTATGGGTGTCCAAAGTGGATACAAGCATACCACCaactaatgattttaaaaatctccAAGCAGCTCCTGCAGTACCAATCTCAGATGGAAGAAAGGCATCTGATTCTCGTTCTGAGAAGACGAAAAGAGTCACCTTTGATCCCTCTGATCTGCCCAGCGATGTTAGAACTCTTGCTCGAATTGTTTATTCTGCTCATGGTGGCGAGATTGCTATTGCTTTTCTGCGGGGTGGAGTTCACATTTTCTCTGGGCCAAACTTCACACTTGTTGACAACTACCAGATTAATGTTGGATCTGCAATTGCTGCTCCTGCCTTCTCTTCCACAAGCTGCAGCTCAGCTTCAGTTTGGCATGACACTAGGAAGGATCGCAGTATATTGAAGATAATTCGTGTTCTTCCTCCTGCTGGTCCAATTAGTCAGGTGAAGGCTAACTCAGCAATCTGGGAGCGTGCTATTGCTGAAAG GTTTTGGTGGAGCCTTTTGGTTGGTGTTGATTGGTGGGATGCTGTTGGGTGTACACAGAGTGCTGCTGAGGATGGCATCG TTTCACTTAACAGTGTCATTGCAGTCTTGGATGCTGATTTTCATTCTCTTCCCTCTACACAGCACAGGCAGCTGTATGGTCCT AGTCTGGACAGGATAAAATGTAGGCTATTGGAAGGTACAAATGCTCAGGAGGTTAGGGCAATGGTTCTTGACATGCAAGCTAGGTTGCTGCTTGATATGCTCGGCAAAGGCATTGAGTCAGCTTTGATAAATCCTTCAGCATTAGTACTTGAACCATGGCAGGCTTCTGGCGAGACATTATCTGGCATTGATCCTGAAGCAATGACTGTTGAGCCAAACCTTGTTCCGAATATTCAG GCTTATGTTGATGCAGTTCTTGATCTAGCTTCACATTTTATCACACGTCTACGGCGTTATGCAAGTTTCTGTCGCACACTGGCCAGTCACGCCGTTACAGCAGGCGCAGGCAGTAACCGCAATACGGTGACTAGTCCTACTCAAAGTTCGGCATCTCCCGCACCAAATCAGG GTGGTCAAAGTGGCGGTACAAGTTCTACTGGAAGCACTCAGATGCAAGCTTGGGTACAAGGTGCCATTGCTAAGATTAGTAGCACAACAGATGGAGTGTCCACTGCAACACCAAACCCCATAAGTGGTCCATCTTCTTTCATGCCAATAAGCATCAATACTGGAACTTTTCCTGGAACCCCAGCAGTGAGGCTCATCGGTGACTGCCATTTCCTTCACAGATTATGCCAGCTTctgcttttctgttttttctttcggCGAACTCAACTACCTCGCTTTGCCGGAGGTACACAGAGAAATCCCACTGATACAAATGCGCAAAAACCTCAGTCTGGTGCTGCTGGCAAGGTGGAGGAGATCAACACTGTTTCTTCAAAGCCAGCACCAGCTGTAGTTAGGTCGGATGAAGGGCAGGCAGTTCGAGGTAGTCAGGTAGTGCCTGGAGCTAAAGCAGTCGAAGAGGGACCTGCAGGCAGGCACAGGGTAGGCAATGGAAATGCTGGCCAAGGATACAGTTTTGAGGAG GTGACGGTCCTTTTCCTCATACTCATGGATCTGTGTCGGCGAACAGCATCTCTGGGACACCCATTGCCGGTTTCTCAAGTAGGAAGCAGCAATATCCAGGTGCGGTTGCATTATATTGACGGCAATTATACTGTATTGCCAGAGGTTGTAGAAGCATCTCTTGGTCCGCATATGCAG AACATGCCACGGCCCAGAGGTGCAGATGCTGCTGGTCTGTTACTCCGAGAGTTAGAACTACACCCTCCATCTGAAGAGTGGCACAGGCGGAATATGTTTGGCGGACCCTGGTCTGATCCAGAGGATATGGGTTCAGACGATACTTCTAAGCTTAACTCCACAAATTCACTTGATTTTAGCTCACTGGAAAATTGTGATGTTTATTACGGAGCTCATGGCCTTTGGCCGAGGAAGCGCAGACTGTCTGAAAGAGATGCAGCTGTTGGCTTGAACACCTCTGCAGGCCTGGGAGCATATCTTGGCATAATGGGTTCTCGAAGAGATGTTGTTACTGCAGTGTGGAAGACTGGTCTTGAAGGCGTTTGGTACAAG TGCATAAGATGTTTGCGGCAGACTTCGGCTTTGGCCTCCCCTGGTGCTGCAAATCCACCagatcaaaatgaaagagaggCTTGGTGGATCAGCCGTTGGGCCTATGGCTGTCCGATGTGTGGGGGGACATGGGTTCGAGTTGTATAG